One Sodalis praecaptivus DNA segment encodes these proteins:
- the baeS gene encoding two-component system sensor histidine kinase BaeS — MRYGITAKLFFALFATCMLVVITMQWGVRVSFEHGFIHYIKRSNTQRISLLGNALAEQYALHGSWEFLHNNQRLVYQLLRSFEQSAEESRDLPPHGWRTQIWVLDNRQRKLVGPPGPPPAEGPRYAIRADDQIVGWLVSTPIERLTRNADITFDTQQRRTSWLIVALAALLAAAVAWFTARGLLAPVKRLIIATHRLAAGDFSARVPESSRDELGRLARDFNLLAMTLEKNQATRRAFMADVSHELRTPLAVLRGELEALQDGVRRAGPESLSSLLGEVALLTKLVADLHQLSLSDSGALSYRKARLDLVPLLERSLEGFADRFQLKNIALSQQLPPSVTVFGDAERLSQLFHNVLENSLRYTDEGGQLRIVGDVDDGRLTLRFFDSAPGVEPHQLPHIFERFYRTEGSRNRASGGSGLGLAICHNIVDAHGGQISAADSPLGGLQITLELPLDPRPVTVYD, encoded by the coding sequence ATGCGCTACGGGATCACCGCCAAATTGTTTTTCGCCCTGTTTGCCACCTGTATGCTGGTGGTCATCACCATGCAGTGGGGCGTGAGGGTCAGTTTCGAGCACGGTTTTATCCACTATATTAAACGCAGCAACACCCAGCGTATAAGCCTGCTCGGCAACGCACTGGCGGAGCAGTACGCCCTGCACGGCAGTTGGGAATTTCTCCATAATAATCAGCGGCTGGTGTATCAGCTGCTGCGTTCGTTTGAGCAGAGCGCCGAAGAGAGCCGCGATTTACCACCTCACGGCTGGCGCACGCAAATTTGGGTGCTGGATAACCGCCAGCGAAAACTGGTCGGCCCGCCCGGCCCTCCGCCCGCTGAAGGGCCGCGCTATGCTATCCGCGCCGATGACCAAATCGTCGGCTGGCTGGTGTCCACACCTATAGAGCGGCTGACCCGCAACGCCGATATCACCTTCGACACTCAGCAGCGCCGTACCAGCTGGCTTATCGTGGCCCTGGCCGCGCTGCTGGCGGCGGCGGTGGCCTGGTTCACCGCCCGCGGTCTGCTGGCGCCGGTCAAACGTCTCATTATCGCGACCCACAGGCTGGCCGCCGGCGATTTCTCGGCCCGCGTGCCGGAAAGCTCGCGCGATGAGTTAGGCCGGCTGGCACGGGATTTCAACCTGTTGGCGATGACGCTGGAAAAAAATCAGGCCACGCGCCGGGCGTTTATGGCCGATGTGTCCCACGAGCTGCGCACGCCGCTGGCGGTGCTGCGCGGCGAACTGGAGGCGTTGCAGGACGGCGTCAGGCGTGCCGGGCCGGAATCGCTGAGCTCGCTGCTGGGGGAGGTGGCACTGCTTACCAAACTGGTGGCGGATCTGCATCAGCTTTCCCTCTCGGATTCGGGGGCGCTGAGTTACCGCAAAGCCAGGTTGGACCTGGTGCCGCTGCTGGAAAGGTCGCTGGAGGGCTTCGCCGACCGTTTTCAGCTAAAAAACATTGCGCTCAGCCAGCAGTTGCCGCCGTCGGTCACGGTATTCGGCGATGCGGAACGTCTGAGCCAATTATTCCATAATGTGCTGGAGAACAGCCTGCGCTATACCGATGAGGGCGGTCAGTTGCGCATCGTGGGCGACGTGGACGACGGCAGGCTTACCCTGCGCTTTTTCGACAGCGCGCCGGGCGTGGAACCGCACCAGCTGCCGCATATTTTTGAACGTTTTTACCGCACGGAAGGGTCACGCAATCGCGCCAGCGGGGGATCGGGGCTGGGTCTGGCGATTTGTCACAACATCGTCGACGCGCACGGCGGGCAAATCAGCGCCGCAGATTCGCCTTTAGGCGGGTTGCAAATCACGCTAGAATTACCCCTCGACCCCAGACCCGTAACCGTCTATGACTGA
- the baeR gene encoding two-component system response regulator BaeR: MTEDTTAAPIILVVEDEPKLGQLLVDYLEAADYRTRWLTRGDGVIDYLQSERADLVLLDLMLPGRDGLSVCRDLRRFSDVPVIMITAKTEEIDRLLGLEIGADDYICKPYSPREVVARVKAILRRSGSRAPAEQAAALHIDESRFQASYRGVPLDLTPAELRLLKILSSAPGKVFSREALLNQLYDDYRVVTDRTIDSHIKNLRRKLESLAEEEAFIRAVYGVGYRWESTPCELK, encoded by the coding sequence ATGACTGAAGACACAACCGCTGCGCCGATTATCCTTGTCGTGGAAGATGAGCCCAAACTGGGACAATTGCTGGTGGATTACCTTGAGGCGGCGGACTACCGCACGCGCTGGCTCACCCGCGGCGACGGCGTCATCGATTATTTGCAATCGGAGCGCGCCGACCTGGTGCTGCTCGATCTCATGTTGCCGGGCCGGGACGGTTTAAGCGTGTGTCGCGACCTACGGCGCTTCTCCGACGTGCCGGTGATCATGATCACCGCGAAAACCGAGGAAATCGATCGCCTGCTCGGGCTGGAAATCGGCGCCGATGACTATATTTGCAAACCCTATAGCCCGCGCGAAGTGGTGGCGCGGGTGAAAGCGATTTTACGGCGCAGCGGTAGCCGCGCGCCCGCCGAACAGGCCGCCGCGCTCCATATTGATGAGAGCCGTTTCCAGGCCAGCTACCGGGGCGTGCCGCTGGACTTGACCCCGGCGGAGCTGCGGCTTTTGAAAATTCTCTCCAGCGCGCCGGGAAAAGTCTTTTCCCGCGAAGCCTTGCTCAACCAGCTGTATGACGATTATCGGGTGGTGACCGACCGCACGATTGATAGCCATATCAAAAACTTGCGCCGAAAGCTCGAAAGCCTGGCGGAGGAGGAGGCGTTTATCCGGGCGGTCTATGGCGTGGGCTATCGCTGGGAATCGACCCCCTGCGAGTTAAAATAA
- a CDS encoding YegP family protein, translating into MSTGHYELQKVRNGHFLFHLKGNNGETILHSETFSSKASAENAITFARYVAPDETNYELKQNSDDAAYFVLRGKNQQIIGHSNPYNSLKAAKQGIRAAMALAITLEIKDMTH; encoded by the coding sequence ATGTCAACCGGTCATTATGAGCTACAAAAAGTGCGAAATGGACACTTCCTTTTTCATCTAAAAGGGAACAATGGTGAGACTATTCTCCACAGCGAAACGTTTTCCAGCAAAGCCTCCGCCGAGAATGCCATCACTTTCGCCCGGTATGTTGCGCCGGATGAAACCAATTATGAACTGAAACAGAACAGCGATGACGCCGCTTATTTTGTGCTGCGCGGGAAGAATCAGCAGATTATAGGCCACAGCAATCCTTATAATTCGCTCAAAGCGGCAAAACAGGGTATCAGGGCAGCAATGGCCCTCGCCATCACCCTGGAAATCAAGGATATGACCCACTAG